One Primulina huaijiensis isolate GDHJ02 chromosome 5, ASM1229523v2, whole genome shotgun sequence DNA segment encodes these proteins:
- the LOC140976061 gene encoding uncharacterized protein, translating to MSSDWGPVVVAVVMFILLSPGLLFQLPARTRVIEFGNMYTSGISILVHAVLYFCIYTILIVAIGVHIHSG from the coding sequence ATGAGTTCTGATTGGGGGCCGGTGGTGGTGGCGGTGGTGATGTTCATCCTCCTATCTCCAGGGCTGCTGTTCCAACTTCCGGCAAGGACTAGGGTGATCGAGTTTGGCAACATGTACACAAGTGGCATATCTATCTTGGTTCATGCGGTTTTGTACTTCTGTATTTACACCATCTTGATTGTTGCCATCGGAGTTCATATACATTCAggctaa
- the LOC140976568 gene encoding uncharacterized protein — translation MALTNFLLTVAGVSAVILLMRSDVKQSASIFRRNVRHIRNWLEEESTAAAKEMEKAKPKEIPEKDITKENKH, via the exons ATGGCGTTGACGAATTTCCTACTGACGGTGGCCGGAGTAAGCGCCGTGATTTTGCTGATGAGGAGTGACGTCAAACAGTCTGCTTCCATCTTCCGCCGCAACGTCCGTCACATCCGTAACTGGCTCGAAGAAGAGTCTACCGCAGCCGCCAA GGAAATGGAGAAGGCAAAACCTAAGGAGATACCTGAGAAAGACATTACCAAAGAAAACAAGCACTAG
- the LOC140976065 gene encoding sister chromatid cohesion 1 protein 2 isoform X2, with the protein MFYSRLLLSKKGSLGLVWIAAHCPKRLKKDQVWKTDISSYVDKILADEVPIVTHRILAYLLLGVVRIYSMKVEYLFHDCNDVLNKLCEFNIGKRKHSGIGVFRTNHHSITMPKKFELDEFDLEILEDRDITGGNMSSCKDVVLADEQIKVGASLSLLDKENVSFPETHSATYTRPRDVFLPPTMDNDNDLLMNTFRDPSDFVTSVEKLRGTNFLLEYSLNPTVLNGSEKKQSHYALPSENPRTNFQWLGHEMKRDSIATPSHDISDMVSCMENLQENRFSLEDRLDPLVLDEAEERQIHFRPYNKDLRTNFRAPIHSECATIARPSHTKPGIEEEHVEPLRIEFNLQEDEPCALPRSIDIGQPVEADKKKIVEVITPEIRKSQRNQEQMKPTTIDVTSNSKRSEVDTPEVATIHTPAPKERAKNPKKRKILLDLTTTLPSKVLKSWIDDPNDIVHKRRKVPHTLLRAWRANKLSHILLCFLDPLIHRPIADVVSEEYVNSGSIIGIQEQIQDERSPLTPVSCEQTPIAPGTPIAHLNNLRSHEIRPVADSDILEPTSSRESFEQQPLEFIIAFPDEERNSYEGDYLENDVYSARTRAVGIFLYKNFLYKKRREEEDEVLNLTHLLRGKAKKNSARLFYEILVLKTGDCINVRQDKAYDDIMLQEAPKLKQIAETNVKTDTRTRKVPANCLKSAGLLF; encoded by the exons ATGTTTTACTCTCGGCTGCTTCTGTCAAAGAAGGGGTCCTTAGGCTTAGTTTGGATAGCAGCCCATTGCCCCAAAAGACTTAAAAAAGATCAAGTCTGGAAGACTGACATTTCTTCTTATGTGG ATAAGATTCTAGCTGATGAAGTTCCCATTGTCACTCATAGAATCCTAGCATACCTTCTTTTGGGTGTCGTAAGAATTTACTCGATGAAAGTTGAGTATTTATTCCATGATTGCAATGATGTATTGAACAAACTCTGTGAATTCAACATTGGCAAACGAAAACATTCAGGCATTGGAGTCTTTCGGACAAACCATCACTCGATCACTATGCCCAAAAAATTTGAACTCGATGAATTTGACCTGGAAATCTTGGAAGATCGAGATATAACAGG TGGAAACATGAGTTCTTGCAAAGATGTAGTGCTTGCAG ATGAACAGATAAAAGTGGGTGCTTCTTTGAGCTTGCTCGACAAG GAAAATGTGTCCTTTCCTGAAACTCATTCAGCCACTTATACAAGGCCAAGAGA TGTGTTCTTACCTCCAACTATGGATAACGACAATGATTTATTAATGAACACATTTCGTGATCCTAGCGACTTTGTGACAAGCGTTGAAAAATTGCGTGGAACCAATTTTCTCTTAGAATATTCGCTGAATCCTACAGTGTTAAATGGGTCTGAGAAAAAACAATCGCATTATGCGCTACCTAGTGAGAATCCGAGGACTAATTTTCAGTGGCTGGGTCATGAAATGAAACGTGATTCTATTGCAACTCCTTCCCATGACATAAGTGATATGGTATCATGTATGGAGAATCTTCAAGAGAATAGGTTTTCTTTAGAAGATCGTTTGGATCCTTTGGTGCTCGATGAGGCTGAGGAAAGACAGATCCATTTTAGGCCGTACAACAAGGATCTAAGAACTAATTTCCGAGCGCCAATTCATTCGGAATGTGCCACGATTGCAAGACCCTCCCACACAAAGCCAGGAATCGAAGAAGAGCACGTGGAACCTTTGAGGATTGAGTTCAATCTTCAAGAGGATGAACCATGTGCTTTACCCAGATCGATCGATATAGGACAACCTGTTGAAGCTGACAAGAAAAAAATTGTGGAAGTAATCACCCCAGAAATCAGAAAAAGTCAGAGAAATCAAGAACAAATGAAGCCCACGACCATCGATGTGACTTCAAACTCAAAACGTTCAG AGGTTGACACACCCGAGGTTGCGACCATTCACACTCCTGCGCCGAAGGAACGTGCTAAGAATCCGAAGAAGCGAAAGATTTTGTTGGACCTCACCACTACATTGCCTAGCAA GGTCTTGAAGAGCTGGatagatgatccaaatgacaTCGTACATAAAAGAAGAAAAGTCCCCCACACTCTTTTGCGCGCTTGGAGAGCTAATAAACTGAGCCATATCCTTCTGTGTTTCTTAGATCCTTTGATCCACA GACCAATTGCTGATGTAGTGAGCGAAGAATATGTAAACTCCGGCAGTATAATTGGGATTCAAGAACAGATTCAGGATGAAAGATCTCCTCTCACACCGGTGTCTTGCGAACAAACTCCAATTGCTCCTGGAACACCCATTGCTCATTTGAACAATTTGAGATCACATGAGATCAGACCAGTCGCCGATTCAGATATCTTGGAGCCCACAAGTTCACGTGAAAGCTTTGAACAACAGCCATTGGAATTTATCATTGCTTTCCCGGATGAG GAAAGGAATTCATATGAAGGAGATTACCTGGAAAACG ACGTGTATTCTGCAAGAACAAG AGCCGTGGGAATATTTCTGTACAAGAACTTCCTCTACAAGAAGAGACGGGAAGAGGAGGATGAAGTATTGAACTTGACCCATTTACTGAGAGGAAAAGCGAAGAAAAATAGTGCAAGACTATTCTACGAGATATTG GTTTTGAAAACGGGGGACTGTATAAATGTGAGGCAGGACAAGGCGTACGATGATATTATGCTGCAGGAGGCTCCTAAGCTGAAGCAGATTGCAGAAACTAATGTG AAAACGGATACACGAACAAGGAAAGTTCCAGCGAATTGCTTGAAATCTGCCGGTTTGCTTTTCTGA
- the LOC140976065 gene encoding sister chromatid cohesion 1 protein 2 isoform X4 codes for MKVEYLFHDCNDVLNKLCEFNIGKRKHSGIGVFRTNHHSITMPKKFELDEFDLEILEDRDITGGNMSSCKDVVLADEQIKVGASLSLLDKENVSFPETHSATYTRPRDVFLPPTMDNDNDLLMNTFRDPSDFVTSVEKLRGTNFLLEYSLNPTVLNGSEKKQSHYALPSENPRTNFQWLGHEMKRDSIATPSHDISDMVSCMENLQENRFSLEDRLDPLVLDEAEERQIHFRPYNKDLRTNFRAPIHSECATIARPSHTKPGIEEEHVEPLRIEFNLQEDEPCALPRSIDIGQPVEADKKKIVEVITPEIRKSQRNQEQMKPTTIDVTSNSKRSEVDTPEVATIHTPAPKERAKNPKKRKILLDLTTTLPSKVLKSWIDDPNDIVHKRRKVPHTLLRAWRANKLSHILLCFLDPLIHSILTDRGPIHNKDDDTYTGPIADVVSEEYVNSGSIIGIQEQIQDERSPLTPVSCEQTPIAPGTPIAHLNNLRSHEIRPVADSDILEPTSSRESFEQQPLEFIIAFPDEERNSYEGDYLENDVYSARTRAVGIFLYKNFLYKKRREEEDEVLNLTHLLRGKAKKNSARLFYEILVLKTGDCINVRQDKAYDDIMLQEAPKLKQIAETNVKTDTRTRKVPANCLKSAGLLF; via the exons ATGAAAGTTGAGTATTTATTCCATGATTGCAATGATGTATTGAACAAACTCTGTGAATTCAACATTGGCAAACGAAAACATTCAGGCATTGGAGTCTTTCGGACAAACCATCACTCGATCACTATGCCCAAAAAATTTGAACTCGATGAATTTGACCTGGAAATCTTGGAAGATCGAGATATAACAGG TGGAAACATGAGTTCTTGCAAAGATGTAGTGCTTGCAG ATGAACAGATAAAAGTGGGTGCTTCTTTGAGCTTGCTCGACAAG GAAAATGTGTCCTTTCCTGAAACTCATTCAGCCACTTATACAAGGCCAAGAGA TGTGTTCTTACCTCCAACTATGGATAACGACAATGATTTATTAATGAACACATTTCGTGATCCTAGCGACTTTGTGACAAGCGTTGAAAAATTGCGTGGAACCAATTTTCTCTTAGAATATTCGCTGAATCCTACAGTGTTAAATGGGTCTGAGAAAAAACAATCGCATTATGCGCTACCTAGTGAGAATCCGAGGACTAATTTTCAGTGGCTGGGTCATGAAATGAAACGTGATTCTATTGCAACTCCTTCCCATGACATAAGTGATATGGTATCATGTATGGAGAATCTTCAAGAGAATAGGTTTTCTTTAGAAGATCGTTTGGATCCTTTGGTGCTCGATGAGGCTGAGGAAAGACAGATCCATTTTAGGCCGTACAACAAGGATCTAAGAACTAATTTCCGAGCGCCAATTCATTCGGAATGTGCCACGATTGCAAGACCCTCCCACACAAAGCCAGGAATCGAAGAAGAGCACGTGGAACCTTTGAGGATTGAGTTCAATCTTCAAGAGGATGAACCATGTGCTTTACCCAGATCGATCGATATAGGACAACCTGTTGAAGCTGACAAGAAAAAAATTGTGGAAGTAATCACCCCAGAAATCAGAAAAAGTCAGAGAAATCAAGAACAAATGAAGCCCACGACCATCGATGTGACTTCAAACTCAAAACGTTCAG AGGTTGACACACCCGAGGTTGCGACCATTCACACTCCTGCGCCGAAGGAACGTGCTAAGAATCCGAAGAAGCGAAAGATTTTGTTGGACCTCACCACTACATTGCCTAGCAA GGTCTTGAAGAGCTGGatagatgatccaaatgacaTCGTACATAAAAGAAGAAAAGTCCCCCACACTCTTTTGCGCGCTTGGAGAGCTAATAAACTGAGCCATATCCTTCTGTGTTTCTTAGATCCTTTGATCCACA GTATCCTAACAGATCGTGGTCCTATTCATAACAAAGATGATGACACCTACACAGGACCAATTGCTGATGTAGTGAGCGAAGAATATGTAAACTCCGGCAGTATAATTGGGATTCAAGAACAGATTCAGGATGAAAGATCTCCTCTCACACCGGTGTCTTGCGAACAAACTCCAATTGCTCCTGGAACACCCATTGCTCATTTGAACAATTTGAGATCACATGAGATCAGACCAGTCGCCGATTCAGATATCTTGGAGCCCACAAGTTCACGTGAAAGCTTTGAACAACAGCCATTGGAATTTATCATTGCTTTCCCGGATGAG GAAAGGAATTCATATGAAGGAGATTACCTGGAAAACG ACGTGTATTCTGCAAGAACAAG AGCCGTGGGAATATTTCTGTACAAGAACTTCCTCTACAAGAAGAGACGGGAAGAGGAGGATGAAGTATTGAACTTGACCCATTTACTGAGAGGAAAAGCGAAGAAAAATAGTGCAAGACTATTCTACGAGATATTG GTTTTGAAAACGGGGGACTGTATAAATGTGAGGCAGGACAAGGCGTACGATGATATTATGCTGCAGGAGGCTCCTAAGCTGAAGCAGATTGCAGAAACTAATGTG AAAACGGATACACGAACAAGGAAAGTTCCAGCGAATTGCTTGAAATCTGCCGGTTTGCTTTTCTGA
- the LOC140976062 gene encoding uncharacterized protein: protein MSVDLAPVLIAVIFFVVLSPGLLFQLPGKRRPIEFTNMQTSGLSIFVHTIIFTAIITILLIAIGAHIYVG from the coding sequence ATGTCTGTAGATCTTGCACCAGTACTTATAGCAGTAATATTTTTCGTGGTGTTGTCACCGGGACTTCTGTTTCAACTTCCGGGGAAAAGAAGGCCGATCGAATTCACCAACATGCAGACTAGTGGACTCTCCATATTTGTGCATACCATAATCTTCACTGCCATAATCACCATCCTTCTGATTGCCATTGGAGCTCACATCTACGTCGGATAG
- the LOC140976065 gene encoding uncharacterized protein isoform X5 produces the protein MSSCKDVVLADEQIKVGASLSLLDKENVSFPETHSATYTRPRDVFLPPTMDNDNDLLMNTFRDPSDFVTSVEKLRGTNFLLEYSLNPTVLNGSEKKQSHYALPSENPRTNFQWLGHEMKRDSIATPSHDISDMVSCMENLQENRFSLEDRLDPLVLDEAEERQIHFRPYNKDLRTNFRAPIHSECATIARPSHTKPGIEEEHVEPLRIEFNLQEDEPCALPRSIDIGQPVEADKKKIVEVITPEIRKSQRNQEQMKPTTIDVTSNSKRSEVDTPEVATIHTPAPKERAKNPKKRKILLDLTTTLPSKVLKSWIDDPNDIVHKRRKVPHTLLRAWRANKLSHILLCFLDPLIHSILTDRGPIHNKDDDTYTGPIADVVSEEYVNSGSIIGIQEQIQDERSPLTPVSCEQTPIAPGTPIAHLNNLRSHEIRPVADSDILEPTSSRESFEQQPLEFIIAFPDEERNSYEGDYLENDVYSARTRAVGIFLYKNFLYKKRREEEDEVLNLTHLLRGKAKKNSARLFYEILVLKTGDCINVRQDKAYDDIMLQEAPKLKQIAETNVKTDTRTRKVPANCLKSAGLLF, from the exons ATGAGTTCTTGCAAAGATGTAGTGCTTGCAG ATGAACAGATAAAAGTGGGTGCTTCTTTGAGCTTGCTCGACAAG GAAAATGTGTCCTTTCCTGAAACTCATTCAGCCACTTATACAAGGCCAAGAGA TGTGTTCTTACCTCCAACTATGGATAACGACAATGATTTATTAATGAACACATTTCGTGATCCTAGCGACTTTGTGACAAGCGTTGAAAAATTGCGTGGAACCAATTTTCTCTTAGAATATTCGCTGAATCCTACAGTGTTAAATGGGTCTGAGAAAAAACAATCGCATTATGCGCTACCTAGTGAGAATCCGAGGACTAATTTTCAGTGGCTGGGTCATGAAATGAAACGTGATTCTATTGCAACTCCTTCCCATGACATAAGTGATATGGTATCATGTATGGAGAATCTTCAAGAGAATAGGTTTTCTTTAGAAGATCGTTTGGATCCTTTGGTGCTCGATGAGGCTGAGGAAAGACAGATCCATTTTAGGCCGTACAACAAGGATCTAAGAACTAATTTCCGAGCGCCAATTCATTCGGAATGTGCCACGATTGCAAGACCCTCCCACACAAAGCCAGGAATCGAAGAAGAGCACGTGGAACCTTTGAGGATTGAGTTCAATCTTCAAGAGGATGAACCATGTGCTTTACCCAGATCGATCGATATAGGACAACCTGTTGAAGCTGACAAGAAAAAAATTGTGGAAGTAATCACCCCAGAAATCAGAAAAAGTCAGAGAAATCAAGAACAAATGAAGCCCACGACCATCGATGTGACTTCAAACTCAAAACGTTCAG AGGTTGACACACCCGAGGTTGCGACCATTCACACTCCTGCGCCGAAGGAACGTGCTAAGAATCCGAAGAAGCGAAAGATTTTGTTGGACCTCACCACTACATTGCCTAGCAA GGTCTTGAAGAGCTGGatagatgatccaaatgacaTCGTACATAAAAGAAGAAAAGTCCCCCACACTCTTTTGCGCGCTTGGAGAGCTAATAAACTGAGCCATATCCTTCTGTGTTTCTTAGATCCTTTGATCCACA GTATCCTAACAGATCGTGGTCCTATTCATAACAAAGATGATGACACCTACACAGGACCAATTGCTGATGTAGTGAGCGAAGAATATGTAAACTCCGGCAGTATAATTGGGATTCAAGAACAGATTCAGGATGAAAGATCTCCTCTCACACCGGTGTCTTGCGAACAAACTCCAATTGCTCCTGGAACACCCATTGCTCATTTGAACAATTTGAGATCACATGAGATCAGACCAGTCGCCGATTCAGATATCTTGGAGCCCACAAGTTCACGTGAAAGCTTTGAACAACAGCCATTGGAATTTATCATTGCTTTCCCGGATGAG GAAAGGAATTCATATGAAGGAGATTACCTGGAAAACG ACGTGTATTCTGCAAGAACAAG AGCCGTGGGAATATTTCTGTACAAGAACTTCCTCTACAAGAAGAGACGGGAAGAGGAGGATGAAGTATTGAACTTGACCCATTTACTGAGAGGAAAAGCGAAGAAAAATAGTGCAAGACTATTCTACGAGATATTG GTTTTGAAAACGGGGGACTGTATAAATGTGAGGCAGGACAAGGCGTACGATGATATTATGCTGCAGGAGGCTCCTAAGCTGAAGCAGATTGCAGAAACTAATGTG AAAACGGATACACGAACAAGGAAAGTTCCAGCGAATTGCTTGAAATCTGCCGGTTTGCTTTTCTGA
- the LOC140976065 gene encoding sister chromatid cohesion 1 protein 2 isoform X3: MFYSRLLLSKKGSLGLVWIAAHCPKRLKKDQVWKTDISSYVGIGVFRTNHHSITMPKKFELDEFDLEILEDRDITGGNMSSCKDVVLADEQIKVGASLSLLDKENVSFPETHSATYTRPRDVFLPPTMDNDNDLLMNTFRDPSDFVTSVEKLRGTNFLLEYSLNPTVLNGSEKKQSHYALPSENPRTNFQWLGHEMKRDSIATPSHDISDMVSCMENLQENRFSLEDRLDPLVLDEAEERQIHFRPYNKDLRTNFRAPIHSECATIARPSHTKPGIEEEHVEPLRIEFNLQEDEPCALPRSIDIGQPVEADKKKIVEVITPEIRKSQRNQEQMKPTTIDVTSNSKRSEVDTPEVATIHTPAPKERAKNPKKRKILLDLTTTLPSKVLKSWIDDPNDIVHKRRKVPHTLLRAWRANKLSHILLCFLDPLIHSILTDRGPIHNKDDDTYTGPIADVVSEEYVNSGSIIGIQEQIQDERSPLTPVSCEQTPIAPGTPIAHLNNLRSHEIRPVADSDILEPTSSRESFEQQPLEFIIAFPDEERNSYEGDYLENDVYSARTRAVGIFLYKNFLYKKRREEEDEVLNLTHLLRGKAKKNSARLFYEILVLKTGDCINVRQDKAYDDIMLQEAPKLKQIAETNVKTDTRTRKVPANCLKSAGLLF; this comes from the exons ATGTTTTACTCTCGGCTGCTTCTGTCAAAGAAGGGGTCCTTAGGCTTAGTTTGGATAGCAGCCCATTGCCCCAAAAGACTTAAAAAAGATCAAGTCTGGAAGACTGACATTTCTTCTTATGTGG GCATTGGAGTCTTTCGGACAAACCATCACTCGATCACTATGCCCAAAAAATTTGAACTCGATGAATTTGACCTGGAAATCTTGGAAGATCGAGATATAACAGG TGGAAACATGAGTTCTTGCAAAGATGTAGTGCTTGCAG ATGAACAGATAAAAGTGGGTGCTTCTTTGAGCTTGCTCGACAAG GAAAATGTGTCCTTTCCTGAAACTCATTCAGCCACTTATACAAGGCCAAGAGA TGTGTTCTTACCTCCAACTATGGATAACGACAATGATTTATTAATGAACACATTTCGTGATCCTAGCGACTTTGTGACAAGCGTTGAAAAATTGCGTGGAACCAATTTTCTCTTAGAATATTCGCTGAATCCTACAGTGTTAAATGGGTCTGAGAAAAAACAATCGCATTATGCGCTACCTAGTGAGAATCCGAGGACTAATTTTCAGTGGCTGGGTCATGAAATGAAACGTGATTCTATTGCAACTCCTTCCCATGACATAAGTGATATGGTATCATGTATGGAGAATCTTCAAGAGAATAGGTTTTCTTTAGAAGATCGTTTGGATCCTTTGGTGCTCGATGAGGCTGAGGAAAGACAGATCCATTTTAGGCCGTACAACAAGGATCTAAGAACTAATTTCCGAGCGCCAATTCATTCGGAATGTGCCACGATTGCAAGACCCTCCCACACAAAGCCAGGAATCGAAGAAGAGCACGTGGAACCTTTGAGGATTGAGTTCAATCTTCAAGAGGATGAACCATGTGCTTTACCCAGATCGATCGATATAGGACAACCTGTTGAAGCTGACAAGAAAAAAATTGTGGAAGTAATCACCCCAGAAATCAGAAAAAGTCAGAGAAATCAAGAACAAATGAAGCCCACGACCATCGATGTGACTTCAAACTCAAAACGTTCAG AGGTTGACACACCCGAGGTTGCGACCATTCACACTCCTGCGCCGAAGGAACGTGCTAAGAATCCGAAGAAGCGAAAGATTTTGTTGGACCTCACCACTACATTGCCTAGCAA GGTCTTGAAGAGCTGGatagatgatccaaatgacaTCGTACATAAAAGAAGAAAAGTCCCCCACACTCTTTTGCGCGCTTGGAGAGCTAATAAACTGAGCCATATCCTTCTGTGTTTCTTAGATCCTTTGATCCACA GTATCCTAACAGATCGTGGTCCTATTCATAACAAAGATGATGACACCTACACAGGACCAATTGCTGATGTAGTGAGCGAAGAATATGTAAACTCCGGCAGTATAATTGGGATTCAAGAACAGATTCAGGATGAAAGATCTCCTCTCACACCGGTGTCTTGCGAACAAACTCCAATTGCTCCTGGAACACCCATTGCTCATTTGAACAATTTGAGATCACATGAGATCAGACCAGTCGCCGATTCAGATATCTTGGAGCCCACAAGTTCACGTGAAAGCTTTGAACAACAGCCATTGGAATTTATCATTGCTTTCCCGGATGAG GAAAGGAATTCATATGAAGGAGATTACCTGGAAAACG ACGTGTATTCTGCAAGAACAAG AGCCGTGGGAATATTTCTGTACAAGAACTTCCTCTACAAGAAGAGACGGGAAGAGGAGGATGAAGTATTGAACTTGACCCATTTACTGAGAGGAAAAGCGAAGAAAAATAGTGCAAGACTATTCTACGAGATATTG GTTTTGAAAACGGGGGACTGTATAAATGTGAGGCAGGACAAGGCGTACGATGATATTATGCTGCAGGAGGCTCCTAAGCTGAAGCAGATTGCAGAAACTAATGTG AAAACGGATACACGAACAAGGAAAGTTCCAGCGAATTGCTTGAAATCTGCCGGTTTGCTTTTCTGA
- the LOC140976065 gene encoding sister chromatid cohesion 1 protein 2 isoform X1, with protein MFYSRLLLSKKGSLGLVWIAAHCPKRLKKDQVWKTDISSYVDKILADEVPIVTHRILAYLLLGVVRIYSMKVEYLFHDCNDVLNKLCEFNIGKRKHSGIGVFRTNHHSITMPKKFELDEFDLEILEDRDITGGNMSSCKDVVLADEQIKVGASLSLLDKENVSFPETHSATYTRPRDVFLPPTMDNDNDLLMNTFRDPSDFVTSVEKLRGTNFLLEYSLNPTVLNGSEKKQSHYALPSENPRTNFQWLGHEMKRDSIATPSHDISDMVSCMENLQENRFSLEDRLDPLVLDEAEERQIHFRPYNKDLRTNFRAPIHSECATIARPSHTKPGIEEEHVEPLRIEFNLQEDEPCALPRSIDIGQPVEADKKKIVEVITPEIRKSQRNQEQMKPTTIDVTSNSKRSEVDTPEVATIHTPAPKERAKNPKKRKILLDLTTTLPSKVLKSWIDDPNDIVHKRRKVPHTLLRAWRANKLSHILLCFLDPLIHSILTDRGPIHNKDDDTYTGPIADVVSEEYVNSGSIIGIQEQIQDERSPLTPVSCEQTPIAPGTPIAHLNNLRSHEIRPVADSDILEPTSSRESFEQQPLEFIIAFPDEERNSYEGDYLENDVYSARTRAVGIFLYKNFLYKKRREEEDEVLNLTHLLRGKAKKNSARLFYEILVLKTGDCINVRQDKAYDDIMLQEAPKLKQIAETNVKTDTRTRKVPANCLKSAGLLF; from the exons ATGTTTTACTCTCGGCTGCTTCTGTCAAAGAAGGGGTCCTTAGGCTTAGTTTGGATAGCAGCCCATTGCCCCAAAAGACTTAAAAAAGATCAAGTCTGGAAGACTGACATTTCTTCTTATGTGG ATAAGATTCTAGCTGATGAAGTTCCCATTGTCACTCATAGAATCCTAGCATACCTTCTTTTGGGTGTCGTAAGAATTTACTCGATGAAAGTTGAGTATTTATTCCATGATTGCAATGATGTATTGAACAAACTCTGTGAATTCAACATTGGCAAACGAAAACATTCAGGCATTGGAGTCTTTCGGACAAACCATCACTCGATCACTATGCCCAAAAAATTTGAACTCGATGAATTTGACCTGGAAATCTTGGAAGATCGAGATATAACAGG TGGAAACATGAGTTCTTGCAAAGATGTAGTGCTTGCAG ATGAACAGATAAAAGTGGGTGCTTCTTTGAGCTTGCTCGACAAG GAAAATGTGTCCTTTCCTGAAACTCATTCAGCCACTTATACAAGGCCAAGAGA TGTGTTCTTACCTCCAACTATGGATAACGACAATGATTTATTAATGAACACATTTCGTGATCCTAGCGACTTTGTGACAAGCGTTGAAAAATTGCGTGGAACCAATTTTCTCTTAGAATATTCGCTGAATCCTACAGTGTTAAATGGGTCTGAGAAAAAACAATCGCATTATGCGCTACCTAGTGAGAATCCGAGGACTAATTTTCAGTGGCTGGGTCATGAAATGAAACGTGATTCTATTGCAACTCCTTCCCATGACATAAGTGATATGGTATCATGTATGGAGAATCTTCAAGAGAATAGGTTTTCTTTAGAAGATCGTTTGGATCCTTTGGTGCTCGATGAGGCTGAGGAAAGACAGATCCATTTTAGGCCGTACAACAAGGATCTAAGAACTAATTTCCGAGCGCCAATTCATTCGGAATGTGCCACGATTGCAAGACCCTCCCACACAAAGCCAGGAATCGAAGAAGAGCACGTGGAACCTTTGAGGATTGAGTTCAATCTTCAAGAGGATGAACCATGTGCTTTACCCAGATCGATCGATATAGGACAACCTGTTGAAGCTGACAAGAAAAAAATTGTGGAAGTAATCACCCCAGAAATCAGAAAAAGTCAGAGAAATCAAGAACAAATGAAGCCCACGACCATCGATGTGACTTCAAACTCAAAACGTTCAG AGGTTGACACACCCGAGGTTGCGACCATTCACACTCCTGCGCCGAAGGAACGTGCTAAGAATCCGAAGAAGCGAAAGATTTTGTTGGACCTCACCACTACATTGCCTAGCAA GGTCTTGAAGAGCTGGatagatgatccaaatgacaTCGTACATAAAAGAAGAAAAGTCCCCCACACTCTTTTGCGCGCTTGGAGAGCTAATAAACTGAGCCATATCCTTCTGTGTTTCTTAGATCCTTTGATCCACA GTATCCTAACAGATCGTGGTCCTATTCATAACAAAGATGATGACACCTACACAGGACCAATTGCTGATGTAGTGAGCGAAGAATATGTAAACTCCGGCAGTATAATTGGGATTCAAGAACAGATTCAGGATGAAAGATCTCCTCTCACACCGGTGTCTTGCGAACAAACTCCAATTGCTCCTGGAACACCCATTGCTCATTTGAACAATTTGAGATCACATGAGATCAGACCAGTCGCCGATTCAGATATCTTGGAGCCCACAAGTTCACGTGAAAGCTTTGAACAACAGCCATTGGAATTTATCATTGCTTTCCCGGATGAG GAAAGGAATTCATATGAAGGAGATTACCTGGAAAACG ACGTGTATTCTGCAAGAACAAG AGCCGTGGGAATATTTCTGTACAAGAACTTCCTCTACAAGAAGAGACGGGAAGAGGAGGATGAAGTATTGAACTTGACCCATTTACTGAGAGGAAAAGCGAAGAAAAATAGTGCAAGACTATTCTACGAGATATTG GTTTTGAAAACGGGGGACTGTATAAATGTGAGGCAGGACAAGGCGTACGATGATATTATGCTGCAGGAGGCTCCTAAGCTGAAGCAGATTGCAGAAACTAATGTG AAAACGGATACACGAACAAGGAAAGTTCCAGCGAATTGCTTGAAATCTGCCGGTTTGCTTTTCTGA